A section of the Alkalihalobacillus sp. LMS39 genome encodes:
- the glpK gene encoding glycerol kinase GlpK has protein sequence MEKKYILSLDQGTTSSRAILFNKAGEIVHSAQKEFTQHFPNPGWVEHDANEIWGSVLSVIAEVLSESEVKPVEIAGIGITNQRETAVVWDKNTGKPVYHAIVWQSRQTADICEQLKADGYNDVVRSKTGLLIDAYFSGTKVKWILDNVEGAREKAENGELLFGTIDTWLIWKLSGGVAHVTDYTNASRTLMYNIYNLEWDQDLLDMLTVPASMLPEVRSSSEVYAHTVDYHFFGQNVPIAGVAGDQQAALFGQACFEKGMAKNTYGTGCFMLMNTGETAVPSENGLLTTIAWGIDGKVEYALEGSIFVAGSAIQWLRDGLRMIKSAPDTESYAANVESTDGVYMVPAFVGLGTPYWDSDARGAIFGLTRGTTKEHFIRATLESLAYQTKDVLQAMEADSGIELKKLRADGGAVKNNFLMEFQSDILNVEVERPEVNETTALGAAYLAGLAVGFWSSKQEISQNWKVERTFEATMNNETREQLYDGWKKAVEATMGFKPVKRMEKTEQSV, from the coding sequence ATGGAAAAAAAATATATTCTATCATTAGACCAAGGAACAACGAGCTCAAGAGCAATCTTATTTAATAAAGCAGGGGAAATTGTTCATAGTGCACAAAAAGAATTCACGCAACATTTTCCTAATCCAGGTTGGGTCGAACATGATGCCAACGAAATTTGGGGCTCTGTGTTATCCGTCATTGCAGAAGTATTGTCGGAATCAGAAGTTAAACCCGTTGAAATTGCTGGCATCGGCATTACAAATCAAAGAGAAACAGCCGTCGTTTGGGATAAAAATACTGGTAAACCTGTTTATCATGCCATTGTATGGCAATCACGACAAACGGCTGACATTTGTGAGCAATTAAAAGCAGATGGGTACAATGATGTTGTTCGTTCAAAAACAGGTTTGTTAATCGACGCTTATTTTTCTGGAACAAAGGTCAAATGGATTTTAGACAATGTAGAAGGGGCTAGAGAGAAAGCAGAAAACGGTGAATTGCTTTTTGGAACAATTGATACATGGTTAATCTGGAAGCTAAGTGGCGGAGTTGCTCACGTTACCGATTACACAAACGCATCAAGGACATTAATGTATAATATTTATAATTTAGAGTGGGATCAAGATTTATTAGATATGTTAACTGTACCTGCTTCCATGTTACCAGAAGTACGTTCATCTTCAGAAGTCTATGCACATACGGTCGATTATCACTTTTTCGGTCAAAATGTTCCGATTGCAGGCGTGGCAGGTGACCAACAAGCAGCTTTATTTGGGCAGGCTTGTTTTGAAAAGGGGATGGCCAAAAACACATACGGAACAGGTTGTTTCATGTTAATGAATACAGGTGAAACAGCAGTTCCTTCTGAGAATGGATTGTTAACGACAATCGCATGGGGCATTGACGGGAAAGTTGAATATGCATTAGAAGGAAGTATATTTGTAGCAGGCTCAGCTATTCAATGGCTAAGAGATGGACTTCGTATGATTAAGTCAGCTCCTGACACTGAATCATATGCCGCAAATGTCGAATCGACAGACGGAGTTTATATGGTACCAGCATTTGTAGGGTTAGGAACGCCATATTGGGATAGTGATGCACGTGGAGCGATTTTTGGTCTAACACGCGGAACAACAAAAGAGCACTTTATTCGTGCAACATTAGAATCATTAGCATATCAAACAAAAGATGTGTTACAAGCAATGGAAGCAGATTCAGGCATTGAATTAAAGAAGCTTCGAGCTGATGGTGGAGCGGTGAAAAATAATTTCCTAATGGAATTCCAGAGTGACATTTTGAATGTTGAAGTGGAAAGACCAGAAGTAAATGAAACAACGGCACTAGGCGCAGCCTATTTAGCTGGGTTAGCCGTCGGTTTCTGGTCAAGTAAACAAGAAATATCTCAAAATTGGAAGGTAGAACGAACATTTGAAGCAACAATGAATAATGAAACAAGAGAACAACTTTATGATGGCTGGAAAAAAGCAGTCGAAGCAACAATGGGTTTCAAACCAGTAAAACGAATGGAAAAAACAGAGCAATCTGTGTAA
- a CDS encoding glycerol-3-phosphate responsive antiterminator, producing the protein MDFNGQKVLPAIKQMKDFETVLNSEYEYMVMLDLHISQLAGIMKYARSKGKKLLLHADLIQGLKNDKYSAEFLCQCLKPAGLISTRGEVLQTAKKNNILAIQRLFLLDTIALETSYKLAKKIQPDFIEILPGVLPSFIKKVNDDTKIDIIAGGLIYEEQEITSAIDAGAKAVTTSRKELWNYRS; encoded by the coding sequence TTGGACTTTAACGGGCAAAAAGTACTTCCAGCCATTAAACAAATGAAAGACTTTGAAACGGTGTTAAACAGTGAGTATGAATATATGGTTATGTTGGATCTTCATATTTCACAATTAGCTGGGATTATGAAATATGCAAGAAGTAAAGGAAAAAAGCTTTTATTGCATGCTGACCTAATTCAAGGACTAAAAAACGATAAATATTCAGCAGAATTTTTATGTCAATGTTTAAAGCCAGCGGGACTCATTTCTACAAGAGGAGAAGTGTTACAAACGGCTAAAAAAAATAACATATTGGCCATTCAACGGTTATTTCTACTCGATACGATTGCACTCGAAACAAGTTATAAGCTAGCTAAAAAAATCCAACCAGATTTTATTGAAATTTTACCTGGGGTGTTACCATCCTTTATAAAAAAAGTAAATGATGATACGAAAATTGATATTATTGCGGGCGGATTAATTTATGAAGAACAAGAAATTACCAGTGCTATTGATGCAGGTGCAAAAGCAGTGACAACCTCAAGGAAAGAGCTTTGGAATTATAGATCGTAA